The following proteins are co-located in the Acidimicrobiales bacterium genome:
- a CDS encoding alkaline phosphatase family protein has product MSVPISRRSLLKGAAAGAALAVAGPVLEGRAAPRAAAAAGTRPFPRLPAGTDTLPHVDHVVVLMMENHSFDNHFGALRRRGVDGLTFGRDGRATNWNPSPSGGRVYATPAPSTCQAGYSIGQSWDTSHRSWDHGANDGFVTACSPEAMHYYTADQLPFYHSLASVFPVCDRYFASVMAQTYPNRRFLIAGSAFGQVSDPFPSPTDPDPRPGGFGTIFDLLNAFGISWKDYFADLPTAGLFPYVVEQNPGRVVPVADFFADCAAGTLPFFSLVDPESFEGSEENPQDVQAGAYYAYQVIDAVMRSPAWGSTVLILTFDEHGGYYDHVPPVPAVRPDGIVPAVSAATYGDLYSWTGFRVPTVVVSPWARRDYVSHTVYDHTSILRLIETKWNLPALSARDANANNMLDCLDFRRPALMVPPLLTAAPPPTGLAACIAADPAGQ; this is encoded by the coding sequence ATGTCGGTCCCGATCAGCCGCCGGTCGCTGCTCAAGGGCGCCGCCGCCGGGGCCGCCCTGGCCGTGGCCGGCCCCGTCCTCGAGGGCCGGGCTGCGCCCCGAGCGGCCGCCGCCGCCGGCACCCGGCCCTTCCCGCGCCTGCCGGCGGGCACCGACACCCTCCCGCACGTCGACCACGTCGTGGTGCTGATGATGGAGAACCACTCCTTCGACAACCATTTCGGCGCCCTGCGCCGGCGGGGAGTCGACGGCCTGACGTTCGGCCGCGACGGTCGGGCCACCAACTGGAACCCGTCGCCCTCCGGCGGGCGGGTGTACGCCACCCCCGCACCGTCGACGTGCCAGGCGGGCTACAGCATCGGCCAGAGCTGGGACACCAGCCACCGCTCCTGGGACCACGGGGCCAACGACGGCTTCGTGACGGCGTGCAGCCCCGAGGCCATGCACTACTACACCGCCGACCAGTTGCCCTTCTACCATTCGCTGGCGTCGGTCTTCCCGGTGTGCGACCGCTACTTCGCGTCGGTCATGGCCCAGACCTATCCGAACCGGCGCTTCCTCATCGCCGGTTCGGCGTTCGGTCAGGTCAGCGACCCGTTCCCGTCCCCGACCGATCCCGACCCGCGGCCGGGGGGCTTCGGGACGATCTTCGACCTGTTGAACGCCTTCGGGATCTCGTGGAAGGACTACTTCGCCGACCTTCCCACGGCTGGGCTGTTCCCGTACGTGGTCGAGCAGAACCCGGGCCGGGTCGTGCCGGTGGCGGACTTCTTCGCCGACTGTGCCGCCGGGACCCTCCCGTTCTTCAGCCTGGTGGACCCTGAGTCGTTCGAGGGCTCGGAGGAGAACCCCCAGGACGTGCAGGCCGGCGCCTACTACGCCTACCAGGTGATCGACGCGGTCATGAGGAGCCCGGCGTGGGGATCCACCGTGTTGATCCTCACCTTCGACGAGCACGGGGGCTACTACGACCACGTGCCCCCGGTGCCGGCGGTGCGCCCCGACGGCATCGTCCCGGCGGTCAGCGCCGCCACCTACGGAGACCTGTACAGCTGGACGGGCTTCCGGGTCCCGACCGTGGTCGTGTCCCCCTGGGCCCGCCGGGACTACGTCTCACACACCGTCTACGACCACACCTCGATCCTGCGGCTGATCGAGACCAAGTGGAACCTGCCCGCCCTGTCGGCACGCGACGCCAACGCCAACAACATGCTGGACTGCCTCGACTTCCGCCGGCCGGCGCTCATGGTGCCGCCGCTGCTCACCGCCGCCCCGCCCCCGACGGGGCTGGCGGCCTGCATCGCCGCCGACCCCGCCGGGCAGTAG
- a CDS encoding DUF4349 domain-containing protein — MSAFGIRVRKIPGVRRAGLVAAALGVVAVLVAALASDGGSGTSGTPDKAARPIPAPAVAASGASVGAPLNGPAVGAEGGAGAGVSGAGSATGSMGSSAAGPGPAPTAPLVPAKVIKNGQIGLQVRRGRVTSTVGALTVLASAEGGFVASTSSSQAGATPSGSVVLRVPSAVFEATVAKVRALGTVVSATTTGQDVTAQYVDLQARITALQQAQGRFLTILAKASSIGDILAVQQQVDSVNTQLEQLEGQQRVMDDQTSYGTLTVDVDQRTTPPPPPKPAPGPWKAAVLRAGDGFADGVQGLVSVSGGLGFAVVLLALLGTLVWLGWRRLPGRTTDSRR; from the coding sequence ATGTCGGCGTTCGGGATCCGTGTCCGCAAGATCCCCGGGGTCCGCCGCGCCGGTCTGGTCGCCGCCGCCCTCGGGGTGGTGGCGGTGCTGGTGGCGGCGCTGGCCTCCGACGGGGGGAGCGGCACGTCGGGCACCCCGGACAAGGCGGCCCGGCCCATCCCGGCCCCGGCGGTGGCCGCCTCCGGGGCCTCGGTGGGTGCTCCCCTCAACGGGCCCGCTGTCGGGGCGGAAGGGGGCGCGGGAGCCGGCGTTTCCGGCGCCGGGTCGGCGACCGGTTCCATGGGGTCGAGCGCGGCCGGACCGGGTCCGGCCCCGACGGCGCCCCTGGTCCCGGCCAAGGTGATCAAGAACGGCCAGATCGGGCTCCAGGTCCGCCGCGGCCGGGTGACCTCGACCGTGGGCGCCCTCACGGTGCTGGCCTCGGCCGAGGGCGGATTCGTGGCGTCGACGTCGTCGTCACAGGCGGGTGCGACGCCGTCGGGCTCGGTCGTGCTCCGGGTCCCGTCCGCCGTCTTCGAGGCCACCGTCGCCAAGGTCCGGGCCCTCGGCACCGTGGTCTCGGCCACCACCACGGGCCAGGACGTCACCGCGCAGTACGTGGACCTGCAGGCCCGCATCACTGCCCTGCAGCAGGCGCAGGGCCGCTTCCTGACGATCCTCGCCAAGGCCAGCTCGATCGGGGACATCCTGGCCGTCCAGCAGCAGGTCGACTCGGTGAACACCCAGCTCGAGCAGCTCGAGGGCCAGCAGCGGGTCATGGACGACCAGACCAGCTACGGGACCCTCACCGTCGACGTCGACCAGCGCACCACCCCGCCACCCCCGCCGAAGCCGGCGCCGGGCCCGTGGAAGGCGGCGGTGCTGCGTGCGGGTGACGGCTTTGCCGACGGCGTCCAGGGCCTGGTGTCGGTCTCGGGAGGACTGGGCTTCGCCGTCGTCCTGCTGGCCCTCCTGGGCACTCTGGTCTGGTTGGGATGGCGGCGGCTTCCAGGCAGGACTACCGACTCCCGGCGGTGA
- a CDS encoding DUF2237 domain-containing protein: MSERNVLGTPLEPCGTDPLTGFFRDGCCNTGPEDFGSHTICAVVTAEFLEHQRGIGNDLVTPMPHYRFPGLVPGDRWCVTAANWLRAHEDGAAALVVLASTHERALDIVPLEALRQHAVDVPGDPSGLLS, from the coding sequence ATGAGCGAGCGGAACGTCCTCGGGACCCCCCTCGAGCCGTGTGGCACCGACCCTCTGACCGGCTTCTTCCGCGACGGGTGCTGCAACACCGGCCCGGAGGACTTCGGAAGCCACACCATCTGCGCGGTGGTGACTGCTGAGTTCCTGGAGCACCAGCGCGGCATCGGCAACGATCTGGTGACACCGATGCCCCATTACCGCTTCCCCGGCCTGGTCCCCGGCGACCGTTGGTGCGTGACGGCGGCCAACTGGCTGCGGGCCCACGAGGACGGGGCGGCGGCGCTCGTCGTCCTGGCCTCGACCCACGAGCGGGCCCTGGACATCGTCCCCCTCGAGGCGCTCCGACAGCACGCCGTCGACGTACCGGGGGATCCGAGCGGCCTGCTCAGCTGA
- a CDS encoding SDR family oxidoreductase — protein sequence MAEAGGPLQGFGVLVTGGGTGIGRACAARLARDGAVVTICGRTEERLRSVSGELSSAGLQVGHVVADVTREDDVRRAVDAAVEAAGNLRGVVANAGGGGGLGPYHRQDTAEYIRVLELNVVGTMLCIKHSVPHLVAAGAGSFVGMSSIAGAVTHQVFGAYPVAKAGIDHMMRNAADEYGPANVRFNSVQPGFVTTEIMEGIPRDGSVFESYLVNTPLGGTTEPDEVGAVVSFLIGPDSSRITGQAIAVDGGHHLRSGPDFRPFTGLTADQLLGRE from the coding sequence GTGGCCGAGGCAGGAGGGCCGTTACAGGGGTTCGGTGTGCTGGTCACCGGAGGGGGCACCGGCATCGGCCGGGCCTGCGCGGCCCGGCTGGCCCGGGACGGGGCGGTGGTCACGATCTGCGGGCGGACGGAGGAGCGCCTCCGGTCCGTGTCCGGCGAGCTGTCGTCGGCCGGCCTGCAGGTCGGTCACGTCGTGGCCGACGTGACCAGAGAGGACGACGTCCGCCGGGCCGTGGACGCGGCCGTCGAGGCGGCCGGGAACCTCAGGGGCGTGGTGGCCAACGCCGGGGGTGGTGGGGGCCTCGGGCCCTACCACCGCCAGGACACCGCGGAGTACATCCGGGTCCTGGAGCTCAACGTGGTGGGGACCATGCTGTGCATCAAGCACTCGGTCCCCCACCTGGTCGCGGCCGGCGCCGGCTCGTTCGTCGGCATGTCCTCGATTGCCGGCGCCGTCACCCATCAGGTCTTCGGCGCCTACCCCGTGGCCAAGGCGGGCATCGACCACATGATGCGCAACGCCGCCGACGAGTACGGGCCCGCCAACGTCCGCTTCAACTCGGTGCAGCCCGGGTTCGTCACGACCGAGATCATGGAGGGGATCCCGCGGGACGGGTCGGTCTTCGAGAGCTACCTGGTCAACACCCCGCTGGGAGGCACCACCGAGCCCGACGAGGTCGGAGCGGTCGTCAGCTTCCTGATCGGCCCCGACTCCTCGCGGATCACGGGCCAGGCCATAGCCGTCGACGGCGGCCACCACCTCCGCTCGGGCCCCGACTTCAGGCCCTTCACCGGGCTCACCGCCGACCAGCTGCTCGGCCGGGAGTAG
- the crcB gene encoding fluoride efflux transporter CrcB, producing the protein MTPVDVIGVMGAGAVGAPARFLVDAWMGDRTVGPFPWGTFVVNVSGSFVLGVLTGLVLYHGFPQTPKVIVGTGFCGSYTTFSSFSFETVRLLEEGAHLEAAANVAGNLVACTLGAGAALALVGVL; encoded by the coding sequence ATGACCCCGGTCGACGTGATCGGCGTGATGGGGGCGGGGGCAGTGGGGGCGCCGGCGCGCTTCCTGGTGGACGCCTGGATGGGGGACCGCACGGTTGGCCCGTTCCCATGGGGGACCTTCGTGGTGAACGTGTCCGGCTCGTTCGTCCTCGGGGTGCTGACGGGCCTGGTCCTCTACCACGGCTTCCCGCAGACCCCGAAGGTGATCGTGGGAACGGGATTCTGCGGCTCCTACACCACCTTCTCCTCCTTCAGCTTCGAGACCGTGCGGCTCCTGGAGGAGGGCGCCCACCTCGAGGCGGCGGCCAACGTGGCGGGCAACCTCGTCGCCTGCACGCTGGGAGCAGGGGCCGCCCTGGCTCTGGTCGGAGTGCTCTGA
- a CDS encoding DUF190 domain-containing protein, with protein MTAAVRLTVLIGRSAHFHHHSAALEVLGLARRSGMAGATVLAGVEGYGSSHVLHTPSLRSGVDAQSYTVVVVDTPAAISRLLGPVREAVAGKGIVFLEDVEVVSGRIGATEGGR; from the coding sequence GTGACGGCCGCCGTCCGCCTGACCGTCCTGATCGGCCGCTCGGCGCACTTCCATCACCACTCGGCGGCGCTCGAGGTGCTCGGGCTGGCGCGCCGGTCGGGGATGGCGGGTGCCACCGTCCTCGCTGGCGTCGAGGGGTACGGGTCATCGCACGTCCTGCACACGCCGTCGCTCCGGTCGGGTGTCGACGCCCAGTCCTACACCGTGGTGGTGGTCGACACACCCGCTGCCATCAGCCGGCTCCTCGGACCGGTACGGGAGGCCGTGGCCGGCAAGGGCATCGTCTTCCTCGAGGACGTGGAGGTCGTCTCCGGGCGCATCGGCGCAACGGAGGGGGGCCGATGA
- the crcB gene encoding fluoride efflux transporter CrcB codes for MARGSRAPVKVLAAVAAGGALGALARYLMSVGLPTEPGRFPWATFLTNLSGTLLLGFVLTLVVERFPPTRYVRPFLATGFCGAYTTFSTFAVESDLLVRDGHTSLAVAYLAASTAGGLIAVMAGILAGRLLPAVEGRAGHSRPPGTGP; via the coding sequence ATGGCTCGTGGTTCTCGTGCCCCGGTCAAGGTCCTGGCGGCGGTGGCCGCAGGCGGCGCCCTCGGGGCGCTGGCCCGGTACCTGATGTCCGTCGGCCTGCCCACCGAGCCGGGGCGGTTCCCCTGGGCCACGTTCCTCACCAACCTCTCCGGGACGCTCCTGCTCGGGTTCGTGCTGACCCTGGTGGTCGAGCGCTTTCCCCCGACCCGGTACGTGCGGCCGTTCCTGGCCACGGGCTTCTGTGGCGCCTACACCACGTTCTCGACCTTCGCCGTGGAATCCGACCTGCTCGTCCGCGACGGACACACATCTCTGGCCGTCGCCTACCTCGCCGCGAGCACGGCGGGCGGCCTGATCGCGGTCATGGCCGGGATCCTGGCCGGACGGTTGCTGCCCGCGGTCGAAGGCCGGGCCGGGCACTCCCGCCCGCCCGGGACCGGGCCTTGA
- a CDS encoding DUF190 domain-containing protein, protein MSGAENASRLTVFTTESAVAPDGRPLHLALVERARQDGLAGATVLRGVEGFGASGHLLTTRFADLAAGLPLVIEIVDRDERIDSFLPALRQIAGDELVLRQAVSIDAPA, encoded by the coding sequence ATGTCCGGCGCCGAGAACGCCAGCCGACTCACCGTGTTCACCACCGAATCGGCGGTGGCCCCCGACGGCCGGCCTCTGCACCTGGCCCTCGTCGAGCGGGCCCGCCAGGACGGTCTGGCCGGCGCCACCGTGTTGCGGGGCGTAGAGGGGTTCGGCGCCTCCGGCCATCTCCTCACCACCCGCTTCGCCGACCTGGCGGCCGGCCTGCCGCTGGTCATCGAGATCGTCGATCGCGACGAGCGCATCGACTCCTTCCTGCCGGCTCTCCGCCAGATCGCCGGAGACGAGCTCGTCCTGCGCCAAGCGGTGTCGATCGACGCTCCGGCCTGA